A window of the Lactuca sativa cultivar Salinas chromosome 5, Lsat_Salinas_v11, whole genome shotgun sequence genome harbors these coding sequences:
- the LOC128126082 gene encoding uncharacterized protein LOC128126082 has product MEHVKSLQVDIPFFETMLQKPKYLNLLKGLFAARKDMAEVAELVLNELPEKKGDSGSTSIPCQFGNILATQALTDLGASINLMPFSFFKKLNVPEPRPLNMKIYLADKTIIHPRGVCEDLLIKVDKFVFPVDFVVLDMEEDLEIPIILGRPFLNTACALIDVCESTLTLRVGDESAVFKALLEIKQ; this is encoded by the coding sequence ATGGAACACGTTAAATCCCTTCAAGTCGACATTCCATTTTTTGAAACAATGCTTCAAAAACCCAAATATCTGAACTTGCTTAAGGGactttttgctgctaggaaagataTGGCGGAAGTGGCGGAATTAGTATTGAATGAACTACCAGAAAAGAAGGGCGATTCGGGGAGTACCTCGATTCCTTGCCAATTTGGAAATATACTTGCCACTCAAGCATTGACCGATTTGGGTGCAAGTATTAACTTAATGCCTTTTTCTTTCTTCAAGAAGCTAAATGTACCGGAGCCAAGGCCTCTGAATATGAAGATCTATTTAGCGGATAAGACGATTATTCATCCAAGAggtgtttgtgaagatcttctcatTAAGGTGGACAAATTTGTATTCCCTGTGGACTTCGTAGTGCTTGACATGGAAGAAGACCTCGAAATcccaattattttggggagaccATTTTTGAATACCGCATGCGCATTGATAGATGTATGCGAGTCCACACTAACATTGAGGGTAGGAGATGAGTCAGCAGTGTTTAAGGCTCTACTAGAGATTAAGCAATAA